A DNA window from Brassica napus cultivar Da-Ae chromosome A4, Da-Ae, whole genome shotgun sequence contains the following coding sequences:
- the LOC106448182 gene encoding F-box/kelch-repeat protein At5g49000 yields MSSHKKKRNKKLLNSSPLFPLSTANLSLPHDLLLNCIGRLSRLYYPTLSLVCKSYRSLIASPDLYTTRSLLNRTESCLYVCLQRSPDSNPRWFTLSRRPNRTLARNKKLSDYLLVPVTSPHVTSLRSSSVAVGSDIYEIGGLINGVPSSSVSVLDCRSNSWRQAPNMQVGRSFPSANVIDGKILVKGGLELKDVNSSKWVEVFDPNTQNWTTVSFTCGSKEWQSEDDNGTTRRSSSFCLIDDVSYCFDNRKLKWFDEKVGDWRFVTGLESVPKCLLGFNTSCQVHLADYGGKMVVLWDRHDRSSNCQGRTIWCAVIALERCSSEEISGTVEWSEAVLKVPNSFAFVHVLAAIV; encoded by the coding sequence ATGTCGTCccataaaaagaaaaggaataaGAAGTTGCTTAATTCATCGCCGTTGTTCCCGCTATCGACCGCAAACTTGTCACTTCCCCATGATTTGCTATTGAACTGCATCGGACGCCTCTCGAGATTGTACTACCCGACTCTCTCCCTCGTTTGCAAAAGCTACCGATCTCTCATTGCTTCGCCGGATCTTTACACGACCCGTTCCCTTTTAAACCGCACAGAGAGCTGTCTCTATGTTTGCTTACAGCGCTCTCCTGACTCTAACCCTAGATGGTTTACTCTCAGCCGGAGACCGAACCGAACCCTAGCTAGGAATAAGAAGCTTAGTGACTATCTTTTGGTTCCAGTCACATCTCCCCATGTTACTTCTCTTCGGTCGAGTTCAGTCGCTGTTGGTTCTGATATCTACGAAATAGGCGGACTCATCAATGGCGTGCCTTCCTCTAGTGTCTCGGTTCTGGACTGCCGGTCTAACTCGTGGCGCCAGGCTCCAAACATGCAGGTGGGTAGGTCGTTTCCATCAGCTAATGTCATTGATGGAAAGATACTTGTTAAAGGAGGTCTGGAGCTTAAAGACGTGAATTCATCCAAGTGGGTAGAGGTTTTCGATCCAAATACTCAAAACTGGACGACTGTGTCATTTACGTGTGGATCTAAAGAATGGCAATCAGAGGATGATAATGGAACGACACGGCGTTCATCTTCTTTTTGCCTGATTGATGACGTGTCTTACTGTTTTGACAACAGAAAGTTAAAATGGTTTGACGAGAAGGTTGGAGATTGGAGATTCGTAACGGGTTTGGAAAGTGTGCCTAAGTGTCTTTTGGGTTTTAACACTTCTTGTCAAGTTCACTTGGCGGATTATGGTGGAAAGATGGTGGTTTTATGGGACAGGCATGATCGTTCTAGCAATTGTCAGGGAAGGACTATTTGGTGTGCGGTGATTGCCCTGGAAAGGTGTAGTAGTGAAGAGATTTCCGGGACCGTCGAGTGGTCTGAAGCGGTGCTTAAAGTCCCCAACTCTTTTGCATTCGTGCATGTTCTTGCTGCTATAGTTTGA
- the LOC106445854 gene encoding oleoyl-acyl carrier protein thioesterase 2, chloroplastic-like, with translation MLKLSCNVTNHLHTFSFFSDSSLFIPVNRRTLAVSSSQPRKPALDPLRAVISADQGSISPVNSCTPADRFRAGRLMEDGYSYKEKFIVRSYEVGINKTATVETIANLLQEVACNHVQKCGFSTDGFATTLTMRKLHLIWVTARMHIEIYKYPAWSDVVEIETWCQSEGRIGTRRDWILRDSATNEVIGRATSKWVMMNQDTRRLQRVTDEVRDEYLVFCPREPRLAFPEENNSSLKKIPKLEDPAQYSMLELKPRRADLDMNQHVNNVTYIGWVLESIPQEIIDTHELQVITLDYRRECQQDDIVDSLTTSEIPDDPISKLTGTNGSATSSIQGHNESQFLHMLRLSENGQEINRGRTQWRKKSSR, from the exons ATGTTGAAGCTTTCGTGTAATGTGACTAACCACTTACAcaccttctccttcttctccgaTTCCTCCCTTTTCATCCCGGTTAATCGCCGTACCCTCGCCGTCTCGTCTTCTCAGCCAAGGAAGCCGGCTTTAGATCCTCTTCGGGCAGTTATCTCCGCCGATCAGGGAAGCATCAGCCCTGTTAATTCGTGTACCCCGGCGGATCGGTTCCGAGCTGGTCGATTGATGGAAGATGGTTATTCTTACAAAGAGAAGTTCATTGTTAGAAGCTATGAGGTTGGGATTAACAAAACCGCCACCGTCGAGACAATTGCTAATCTCTTACAG gaGGTGGCATGTAACCATGTTCAGAAGTGTGGATTCTCGACCGATGGATTTGCCACAACACTCACCATGAGGAAATTGCATCTCATATGGGTCACTGCAAGAATGCACATTGAGATCTACAAGTACCCAGCTtg GAGTGATGTTGTTGAGATAGAGACATGGTGCCAGAGTGAAGGAAGGATTGGAACGAGACGTGATTGGATTCTAAGGGACTCTGCTACAAATGAAGTTATTGGGCGTGCTACAAG CAAGTGGGTGATGATGAACCAAGACACAAGGCGGCTTCAAAGAGTTACAGATGAAGTTCGGGACGAGTACTTGGTTTTCTGTCCTCGAGAACCCAG ACTAGCGTTTCCAGAAGAGAACAATAGCAGCTTAAAGAAAATCCCAAAACTAGAAGATCCAGCTCAGTATTCTATGCTAGAGCTTAAGCCTCGGCGAGCTGATCTGGACATGAACCAGCACGTGAATAACGTCACCTACATTGGATGGGTGCTTGAG AGCATACCTCAAGAAATCATTGATACGCATGAGCTTCAAGTTATAACTCTAGATTACAGAAGAGAATGCCAGCAAGATGACATTGTAGATTCACTCACCACCTCTGAAATCCCTGACGACCCGATCTCAAAGCTTACCGGGACCAACGGATCTGCCACGTCAAGCATACAAGGACACAATGAGAGCCAATTCTTGCATATGCTGAGGTTGTCAGAAAATGGCCAGGAGATCAATCGTGGAAGAACACAATGGAGAAAGAAATCCTCACGATGA